A window of Natrinema versiforme contains these coding sequences:
- the acs gene encoding acetate--CoA ligase → MVDRNGWDRDASAPIGPTHTPPESFVEQANVSDPGIHEAFETNWPECWNRAADLLSWDEAYDTVLEEADAPFYRWFADGRLNASYNCLDRHLESGRKNHAAIRWEGKQGERRTYTYRDLYVEVNEFAAALRDLGVEEDDVVTIYLPMIPELPIAMLACARIGAPHSVVFAGLSADALATRMDAADSEYLVTCDGYYRRGDAFNQKSKADNARIGLEQDVRTVVVDRLGDDLPHVLGDDEWDYHDLRDEFAGATVEPVSRDAEDMLFLMYTSGTTGEPKGVVHSTGGYLAHVAWTSHAVLDVKPEDTYWCAADIGWITGHSYIVYGPLALGTTTVMYEGTPDYPDRDRLWEIVDRNAVDVFYTAPTAIRAFMKWGSDYPDAHDLSSLRLLGTVGEPISPRPWNWYREHIGGGDCPVVDTWWQTETGAVTISTLPGLDEMKPGSAGPPLPGIDARIVDEAGDEVDPGETGYLTIARPWPGMARTLYDNDERFVTEYWRRFSDPDEDAWRYFSGDTARIDEDGYITVLGRVDDVINVSGHRLGTMEIESAIADVDGVAEAAVVGRSSPTGDTEVYAYVSTESGHDSDAAVRCAIRDNIESAIGPIARPEAVIFTPELPKTRSGKIMRRLLEDVANGEELGDTSALRNPEIVGEIQAEIGEEGDPDGSIR, encoded by the coding sequence ATGGTCGATCGGAACGGGTGGGACCGAGACGCGTCCGCACCCATCGGACCTACCCACACCCCGCCCGAGTCGTTCGTCGAGCAGGCGAACGTCTCCGATCCGGGGATCCACGAGGCGTTCGAGACGAACTGGCCGGAGTGTTGGAACCGCGCGGCCGACCTCCTCTCGTGGGACGAGGCCTACGACACCGTCCTCGAGGAGGCAGACGCCCCTTTCTATCGCTGGTTCGCGGACGGACGCCTCAACGCCTCGTACAACTGTCTGGACAGACACCTCGAGTCGGGGCGCAAGAACCACGCCGCGATCCGCTGGGAGGGCAAGCAGGGCGAGCGCCGGACCTACACCTATCGGGACCTCTACGTCGAGGTCAACGAGTTCGCGGCGGCGTTACGGGACCTCGGCGTCGAGGAAGACGACGTGGTGACGATCTACCTGCCGATGATCCCCGAGTTGCCGATCGCCATGCTGGCGTGTGCCCGCATCGGCGCACCCCACAGCGTGGTCTTCGCCGGGCTTTCCGCGGACGCGCTCGCGACGCGGATGGACGCGGCCGACAGCGAGTATCTGGTCACCTGCGACGGCTACTACCGCCGGGGCGACGCCTTCAACCAGAAGAGCAAGGCCGACAACGCCCGCATCGGCCTCGAGCAGGACGTTCGAACCGTCGTCGTGGATCGGCTCGGCGACGACCTGCCCCACGTCCTCGGCGACGACGAGTGGGACTATCACGACCTCCGCGACGAGTTCGCCGGCGCGACCGTCGAGCCGGTGTCCCGCGACGCCGAGGACATGCTGTTCCTGATGTATACCTCCGGGACCACTGGCGAGCCGAAGGGCGTCGTCCACTCGACGGGGGGCTATCTCGCCCACGTCGCGTGGACGAGCCACGCCGTCCTCGATGTCAAACCCGAGGACACCTACTGGTGTGCGGCCGACATCGGCTGGATCACCGGTCACTCCTACATCGTCTACGGCCCGCTCGCGCTGGGGACGACGACGGTGATGTACGAGGGAACACCGGACTATCCCGACCGCGATCGGCTCTGGGAGATCGTCGACCGGAACGCCGTCGATGTCTTCTACACCGCGCCGACGGCCATTCGCGCGTTCATGAAGTGGGGATCGGACTACCCTGACGCCCACGACCTGTCGTCGCTGCGGCTGCTCGGCACCGTCGGCGAGCCGATCAGCCCGCGCCCGTGGAACTGGTATCGCGAACACATCGGCGGCGGCGACTGCCCGGTCGTCGACACGTGGTGGCAGACCGAGACCGGCGCGGTCACGATCTCGACGCTACCGGGACTCGACGAGATGAAGCCCGGCTCCGCCGGCCCGCCGCTGCCGGGAATCGACGCCCGAATCGTCGACGAAGCCGGCGACGAGGTCGACCCCGGCGAGACGGGCTATCTCACGATCGCCCGCCCGTGGCCGGGGATGGCCCGCACGCTGTACGACAACGACGAGCGGTTCGTCACGGAGTACTGGCGGCGGTTCTCCGATCCCGACGAGGACGCGTGGCGCTACTTCAGCGGCGATACGGCCCGGATCGACGAGGACGGCTACATCACCGTCCTCGGGCGGGTCGACGACGTCATCAACGTCTCCGGCCACCGGCTCGGCACCATGGAGATCGAGAGCGCGATCGCCGATGTCGACGGCGTCGCCGAGGCCGCCGTCGTCGGTCGCTCGAGTCCGACCGGGGACACCGAGGTCTACGCGTACGTGAGCACCGAGAGCGGTCACGACTCCGACGCGGCGGTCCGGTGCGCGATCCGCGACAACATCGAGTCCGCGATCGGCCCGATCGCTCGGCCCGAAGCGGTGATCTTCACCCCGGAACTGCCCAAGACCCGCTCGGGCAAGATCATGCGCCGCCTGCTCGAGGACGTCGCGAACGGCGAGGAACTCGGCGATACCAGCGCCCTGCGAAACCCGGAGATCGTCGGCGAGATCCAGGCCGAGATCGGCGAGGAGGGCGACCCCGACGGATCGATCCGATAG
- a CDS encoding universal stress protein, whose protein sequence is MSLLVPFDGSELATHALERASTFGDLLDEEVVVLTVIPDDADYARERGWITQGEPFDAEAIAAGMQTRAADVAPEATVRVERVSSDEPTATSTTNVVREIRRVAGEIEASVVFIGSENAGSVIAPQSSVGSPVANDQRYDVYVVRRHDTDGTEEIVDIDSTTDEP, encoded by the coding sequence ATGTCACTGCTCGTTCCCTTCGACGGCTCGGAACTGGCGACCCATGCGCTCGAGCGCGCGTCGACGTTCGGCGACCTGCTCGACGAGGAGGTCGTCGTCCTGACGGTGATTCCGGACGACGCCGACTACGCGCGAGAGCGGGGCTGGATCACGCAGGGCGAGCCGTTCGACGCGGAGGCGATCGCGGCGGGGATGCAGACGCGCGCCGCGGATGTCGCGCCGGAAGCGACAGTCAGGGTCGAGCGGGTCAGCTCCGACGAGCCGACCGCGACGTCGACGACGAACGTCGTCCGCGAGATCCGCCGCGTCGCCGGCGAGATCGAGGCGTCAGTCGTTTTCATCGGCTCGGAGAACGCTGGCTCGGTGATCGCGCCCCAGTCGAGCGTCGGGAGCCCGGTCGCGAACGACCAGCGCTACGACGTGTACGTCGTTCGCCGGCACGATACCGACGGTACCGAGGAAATCGTCGATATCGACTCGACGACGGACGAACCGTAG
- a CDS encoding universal stress protein: MYDSVLVATDGSEAAATAVDHAVALAQRFDAPLYGIAVVDERTDYDSGIVDPEEARRHLEERADDWLADLETTATEGDVAVETVVRSGVPHEEILEYAAEVDAGAVVLGSRGRSSFKGALLGSTVDRVVRTADRPVLVVG, encoded by the coding sequence ATGTACGACTCCGTTCTGGTCGCGACCGACGGCAGTGAGGCCGCGGCCACCGCGGTCGACCACGCGGTCGCGCTCGCCCAGCGGTTCGACGCGCCGCTGTACGGGATCGCCGTCGTCGACGAGCGGACCGATTACGACAGCGGTATCGTCGACCCCGAGGAGGCCCGCCGACACCTCGAGGAGCGCGCGGACGACTGGCTCGCGGATCTCGAGACGACGGCGACCGAGGGCGACGTGGCCGTCGAGACGGTGGTTCGGTCCGGCGTTCCCCACGAGGAGATCCTCGAGTACGCGGCCGAGGTGGACGCGGGTGCGGTCGTCCTCGGCTCCCGCGGCCGCTCGTCGTTCAAGGGTGCGCTGCTCGGGAGCACCGTCGATAGGGTCGTCAGAACCGCGGACCGCCCGGTACTGGTTGTCGGGTAG
- a CDS encoding HD domain-containing protein, with product MPQELAPLARALSMPYYDDALPAHDRFHATRVRDLSIRLANDCESAVERDVLAAAAWFHDIGRPLERTGEIDDHDAWGAAEAADRLEREGVAADRIDAVTHCIRAHSIRASSPEPETLEARLLFDADKLDAAGARGIVRLSCIVGERSGRRGEPYAVIDDASASEVAVSGLPDITLLREWVDERLDALYTEPGRRLGESRRRFVDDFFARFENEIGVGGTQ from the coding sequence ATGCCACAGGAATTGGCCCCCCTTGCTCGAGCGCTGTCGATGCCCTATTACGACGACGCCCTCCCGGCGCACGATCGGTTCCACGCCACCCGCGTCCGAGACCTATCGATTCGGTTGGCAAACGACTGCGAAAGCGCCGTCGAGCGAGACGTCCTCGCTGCGGCGGCCTGGTTCCACGACATCGGTCGCCCGCTGGAGCGAACGGGCGAGATCGACGATCACGATGCGTGGGGCGCGGCCGAGGCCGCGGACCGCCTCGAGAGAGAAGGTGTCGCGGCGGACCGAATCGACGCCGTCACGCACTGTATCCGGGCGCACAGTATTCGGGCGAGTTCGCCGGAGCCGGAGACGCTGGAGGCGCGGCTGCTCTTCGACGCGGACAAGTTAGACGCCGCCGGCGCACGCGGGATCGTCCGACTGTCCTGTATCGTCGGCGAACGGTCGGGGAGACGGGGCGAACCGTACGCGGTAATCGACGACGCGTCGGCATCCGAAGTGGCTGTGTCGGGGCTGCCGGACATCACGCTCCTTCGAGAGTGGGTCGACGAGCGGCTGGACGCGCTGTACACCGAACCCGGACGTCGCCTCGGCGAGTCCCGCCGGCGGTTCGTCGACGACTTCTTCGCGCGCTTCGAGAACGAGATCGGCGTCGGCGGGACGCAGTAA
- a CDS encoding TOBE domain-containing protein codes for MEKEFDPYLRIDDVAVDRSDVAMLRAIDERGSLSGAAEALERSYPRLQQRVVELEAAIGPLVERTRGGANGGGSSLTGTARDLLARFDRLVAAYEGVARVDETVLSGPVVDRDGELATVATGVGDVLAVVPSDAASASVTIRSDAVSLHAPSDVPRAEGTSVRNRFPGTVSWLEAGDAVARVGIELGGDGGDKSGNADDTELVALVTRRSVEALGLEPGRSIVASVKATAARGVADRVRRANGN; via the coding sequence ATGGAAAAGGAGTTCGACCCCTATCTGCGGATCGACGATGTCGCAGTCGACCGCAGCGACGTCGCGATGTTGCGCGCGATCGACGAGCGCGGCTCGCTGTCGGGCGCGGCCGAGGCCCTCGAGCGCTCCTATCCGCGGCTGCAACAGCGGGTGGTCGAACTCGAGGCGGCGATCGGCCCGCTGGTCGAGCGGACCCGCGGCGGGGCTAACGGCGGCGGGAGTTCCCTGACGGGGACGGCCAGAGACCTGCTGGCGCGGTTCGATCGGCTGGTCGCGGCCTACGAGGGCGTCGCCCGCGTCGACGAGACGGTGCTTTCAGGCCCGGTCGTCGACCGCGATGGCGAACTCGCGACCGTCGCGACCGGTGTCGGGGACGTGCTGGCGGTCGTGCCGTCCGACGCCGCGAGCGCGTCCGTGACGATCCGATCCGACGCCGTCAGCCTGCACGCACCGAGCGACGTGCCCCGAGCAGAGGGGACGAGCGTCAGAAATCGGTTTCCGGGGACCGTCTCGTGGCTCGAGGCCGGCGATGCGGTCGCGCGGGTGGGGATCGAACTCGGAGGCGACGGCGGTGACAAGAGCGGGAATGCGGACGACACGGAACTCGTCGCGCTCGTCACGCGGCGAAGCGTCGAGGCGCTGGGGCTCGAGCCCGGCCGCTCAATCGTCGCCTCGGTGAAGGCGACGGCGGCTCGCGGCGTCGCGGACCGTGTGCGGAGGGCCAACGGCAACTGA
- a CDS encoding amino acid ABC transporter ATP-binding protein codes for MNLALEDVAYGVDGTEIVTDVSLEVESGEIVTIIGPSGAGKTTLLRLAALFERPTDGVVRCDGTDPWARSRDERLEIRRRIGMVFQRASLFETTVARNVDIGGRVRRPWSQRLRDFAQRVVTRWIRGSPTVDDRTLEALELVGLRDEWDRDAGSLSGGEAQRVSFARALAPRPELLVLDEPTSDLDPRNTAILERAIEQVRERDRGVLLATHDMHQAERISDRVAFLLEGELVEVGPPDRIFDDPRDERTARFVRGDLLYDENELPA; via the coding sequence ATGAACCTCGCGCTCGAGGATGTCGCCTACGGCGTCGACGGCACGGAAATCGTAACGGACGTTTCACTCGAGGTCGAGTCCGGCGAGATCGTGACGATCATCGGTCCCTCGGGGGCCGGCAAGACCACGCTGTTGCGGCTGGCCGCCCTGTTCGAGCGACCGACCGACGGCGTCGTCCGCTGTGACGGGACGGACCCGTGGGCTCGCTCTCGAGACGAGCGACTCGAGATCCGCCGGCGGATCGGCATGGTCTTCCAGCGGGCGAGCCTGTTCGAGACGACGGTGGCGCGCAACGTGGATATCGGCGGCCGGGTCCGCCGGCCGTGGTCCCAGCGGCTCCGGGACTTCGCACAGCGAGTCGTTACTCGCTGGATTCGGGGCTCGCCGACGGTCGACGACCGCACCCTCGAGGCGCTCGAACTCGTCGGGCTCCGGGACGAGTGGGACCGCGATGCGGGGTCGCTGTCAGGCGGGGAGGCCCAGCGGGTGTCGTTCGCCCGCGCGCTCGCGCCGCGACCGGAGTTGCTCGTCCTCGACGAGCCGACCTCCGATCTCGATCCGCGGAATACGGCCATCCTCGAGCGGGCGATCGAGCAGGTCCGCGAGCGCGACCGCGGCGTCTTGCTCGCGACCCACGACATGCACCAGGCCGAGCGGATCTCGGACCGCGTCGCCTTCCTGCTCGAGGGGGAACTCGTCGAGGTCGGCCCGCCGGACCGGATCTTCGACGACCCGCGCGACGAGCGGACCGCTCGCTTCGTCCGTGGGGATCTATTGTACGATGAAAACGAACTTCCAGCCTGA
- a CDS encoding ABC transporter permease, whose translation MAFEAFSDPTYLRSIIRISLTVSLIAVLLSTALSLPIAFAVGFSDFRGKRFVTAVINTGMGFPSVVVGLLVWYVLSNQGPLGSLNLIYTPEAMIISQLVLAAPVITGVALSAIESVDDAVQGAAYGVGGTRADVALITLKEARYGVITGVLAGFGRAISEVGSVLIVGGNIAYADGTSKTRTLTTAIQFEVRKGEFETALVLGAVLLVLVLLVNGVVLRLGGR comes from the coding sequence ATGGCATTCGAAGCGTTCTCCGATCCGACGTATCTCCGGAGCATCATCCGGATCTCGCTGACGGTCAGTCTGATCGCGGTCCTACTGAGTACCGCCCTGAGCCTGCCGATCGCCTTCGCCGTCGGCTTTTCGGACTTCAGGGGGAAGCGGTTCGTCACCGCCGTCATCAACACCGGGATGGGGTTTCCGAGCGTCGTCGTCGGACTCCTCGTCTGGTACGTCCTCTCGAATCAGGGGCCGCTGGGGTCCCTGAACCTCATCTACACGCCCGAGGCGATGATCATCTCCCAACTCGTCCTCGCCGCGCCCGTGATCACCGGCGTCGCGCTCTCAGCGATCGAAAGCGTCGACGACGCCGTGCAGGGGGCCGCCTACGGGGTCGGTGGCACGCGAGCCGATGTCGCCCTGATTACGCTCAAAGAGGCCCGATACGGCGTCATCACAGGCGTTCTCGCCGGATTCGGTCGAGCGATCAGCGAGGTCGGCTCCGTCCTCATCGTGGGCGGTAACATCGCCTACGCCGACGGCACCTCGAAGACCCGAACCCTGACCACCGCGATCCAGTTCGAGGTCCGGAAGGGCGAGTTCGAAACGGCGCTGGTACTCGGCGCGGTGTTGCTCGTCCTCGTCTTACTCGTCAACGGAGTCGTCTTGCGACTCGGAGGTCGATGA